A genomic region of Trifolium pratense cultivar HEN17-A07 linkage group LG3, ARS_RC_1.1, whole genome shotgun sequence contains the following coding sequences:
- the LOC123915769 gene encoding L-Ala-D/L-amino acid epimerase has translation MDSTGLQLKLQLQMKSQISNSFLQSSPTLFTNNSNFITFTKKSTPFSTIMASSATSTAKPIAYGFKTLLETFTVDVHRAENRPLNVPLIAPFTIASSKLEKVENVAIRVELSNGAVGWGEAPILPFVTAEDQNIAMVKASEACEFLLKCPALTLGSMLSEIGDILPGHQFASVRAGVEMALIDAVANSIRVPLWRLFGGASNTIVTDITIPIVSSAEAAALASKYYNEGFKTLKLKVGKNLKADIEVLQAIRGAHPECQFILDANEGYNSDEAVEVLQKLHEMGLTPILFEQPVHRDDWDGLGYVSNIARERYGVSVAADESCRSLVDVYRIVEGNIVDVINIKLAKVGVIGALDIVEKARAAGLDLMIGGMVETRLAMGFAGHLAAGLGCFKFIDLDTPLLLSEDPVLEGYEVSGATYKFTNARGHGGFLHWDNLV, from the exons ATGGATTCAACTGGGTTGCAATTGAAATTGCAATTGCAAATGAAATCACAAATATCAAACAGTTTTCTTCAATCTTCTCCTACCCTTTTCACCAACAACTCAAATTTCATCACTTTCACCAAAAAGTCTACTCCTTTTTCCACAATCATGGCTTCTTCAGCTACATCTACAGCAAAACCAATTGCATATGGTTTCAAAACATTGTTAGAAACTTTCACTGTTGATGTTCATAGAGCAGAGAATAGGCCATTGAATGTGCCCTTAATTGCCCCTTTTACTATTGCTTCTTCAAAATTGGAGAAAGTAGAAAATGTTGCAATTAGAGTTGAATTGAGTAATGGTGCTGTAGGGTGGGGTGAAGCACCGATTTTGCCTTTTGTTACTGCTGAGGATCAAAACATTGCTATGGTTAAGGCTTCTGAGGCATGTGAATTCTTGTTGAAATGTCCTGCATTAACATTGGGTTCTATGTTGAGTGAGATTGGTGATATTCTTCCTGGTCATCAATTTGCTTCA GTTAGGGCCGGAGTGGAGATGGCACTAATCGATGCGGTTGCTAATAGTATCCGTGTGCCATTGTGGAGGCTATTTGGTGGAGCTTCAAATACCATAGTCACCGATATAACA ATCCCAATTGTTTCTTCAGCTGAAGCAGCTGCATTGGCTTCTAAGTACTATAACGAAGGATTCAAGACTTTAAAACTGAAAGTTGGCAAGAATCTGAAAGCAGATATAGAAGTGCTTCAAGCTATACGTGGTGCACACCCTGAGTGTCAGTTTATTCTCGATGCTAACGAAGGGTATAACTCTGACGAAGCAGTGGAAGTTCTTCAGAAATTACACG AAATGGGGTTGACCCCTATTCTATTTGAGCAACCAGTTCATAGAGATGATTGGGATGGTCTTGGATATGTGAGTAACATAGCAAGAGAAAGATATGGAGTATCTGTTGCAGCTGATGAGAGCTGCAGAAGTTTAGTTGATGTTTACAGAATAGTGGAAGGGAATATTGTAGATGTCATTAACATAAAGCTTGCAAAAGTTGGAGTTATAGGTGCATTGGATATTGTTGAAAAAGCAAGAGCAGCAGGCTTGGATTTGATGATTGGTGGTATGGTTGAGACAAGACTGGCTATGGGATTTGCTGGTCACCTTGCTGCTGGCCTAGGATGTTTTAA GTTTATTGACCTAGACACACCACTTCTGCTATCAGAAGATCCAGTTCTGGAAGGTTATGAAG TTTCAGGTGCCACTTATAAGTTCACAAATGCTAGGGGACATGGTGGATTCCTTCATTGGGACAATCTTGTTTAG
- the LOC123915770 gene encoding uncharacterized protein LOC123915770, producing the protein MRRFLLRNASLYTRNLLHHSSSTATPLAVSSHSRFRLFSSDDKPAPLPSTIEKPVPAPSIKESAPIEFEDVSNKDFKAMIEKYYKGDETMLPAIMEAVLKRRLSGKHEDTDDELMHELFIKPIDDVADEDFEEDFEEMHETDEEIDDLYNARDHVMKKMVKDPYFNMDEKKWDDIVQDGIKHGFLMHTKECEDILEDMGNWDKLLPDDIKQKVETKFNELGDMCERGELEPEVAAQEFKKFEDELVLEYLKKAEEEAALQPVDNSVPDEQNYSDDPPGEGPILRWQSRVVFAPGGDAWHPKNRKVKLSVTVKELGLSKYQFRRLRELVGKRYHPGRDELTITSERFEHREENRKDCLRTLLSLIEEAGKANKLVDDARTSYVKGRLQGNPDFMARLHAKSMKLRESNQVPA; encoded by the exons ATGAGACGATTTCTGCTGAGAAATGCTTCTCTCTACACTCGCAATCTTCTTCATCACTCTTCTTCCACCGCCACTCCACTCGCCGTTTCATCTCACTCCCGATTCCGTCTCTTCTCCTCCGATGATAAACCCGCCCCACTTCCCTCCACCATCGAAAAACCCGTTCCAGCTCCCTCCATCAAAGAATCCGCCCCTATCGAATTCGAAGACGTCAGCAACAAAG ATTTTAAAGCTATGATTGAAAAATACTATAAAGGCGACGAAACAATGCTTCCGGCGATCATGGAAGCAGTTCTGAAGAGGAGATTATCAGGAAAACATGAGGATACTGATGATGAATTGATGCATGAACTTTTTATTAAACCTATTGATGATGTGGCTGATGAGGATTTTGAAGAAGATTTTGAGGAGATGCATGAAACTGATGAGGAGATTGATGATTTGTATAATGCAAGAGACCATGTCATGAAGAAAATGGTTAAAGATCCATACTTTAATATGGATGAGAAGAAATGGGATGACATTGTTCAAGATGGTATTAAGCATGGTTTTCTTATGCATACAAAGGAGTGCGAGGATATTCTCGAGGATATGGGTAACTGGGATAAACTTCTCCCAG ACGATATAAAACAGAAGGTGGAAACAAAATTTAATGAGCTAGGGGATATGTGCGAAAGAGGGGAACTTGAACCTGAAGTTGCTGCTCAAGAGTTTAAGAAGTTTGAGGATGAGCTTGTGCTGGAATATTTGAAGAAGGCGGAAGAAGAAGCGGCCTTGCAGCCTGTTGATAATTCTGTGCCAGACGAGCAAAACTATTCTGATGATCCGCCTGGTGAGGGCCCAATTCTCCGGTGGCAAAGTCGAGTAGTATTTGCTCCTGGCGGTGATGCATGGCATCCCAAAAATAGGAAAGTGAAACTATCTGTAACGGTGAAGGAGCTTGGACTTTCAAAATACCAATTTCGCCGTCTAAGAGAATTGGTAGGAAAACGTTATCATCCAGGGAGAGATGAACTTACAATTACTAGTGAGAG GTTTGAACACCGTGAAGAAAACAGAAAGGACTGCTTGAGGACTCTTCTCTCACTCATTGAGGAAGCCGGCAAAGCTAATAAACTAGTGGATGATGCCCGGACTTCATATGTGAAAGGGAGACTCCAGGGCAATCCAGATTTCATGGCGAGGTTGCATGCTAAGTCCATGAAATTGCGAGAATCCAACCAAGTTCCTGCTTGA